One segment of Nostoc piscinale CENA21 DNA contains the following:
- a CDS encoding peptidylprolyl isomerase — MTDSILITSQDILHQLKLSCKLPEIIEQITADHIVKAVALENGIKVETEELQQAADKIRLANNLDSASETWQWLEKNYLSLDDFEKITYSSLIFGKLAAHLFENKVEEYFFAHQLDYAGVIMYEVILEDEDLALELYYAIKEGEVSFYEVAHQYIENVELRRACGYRGLVRRRDLLPEISAAIFAVQPPQLIKPIFTSRGIHLILVEEIIQPELNAQLRQQIVAYLFAEWLKKQTQQVTYQLQLDSVGSFISEASR, encoded by the coding sequence ATGACAGACTCTATCTTAATTACCAGTCAGGATATTTTACATCAACTAAAACTATCTTGTAAGCTGCCAGAAATTATTGAGCAAATCACTGCTGATCATATTGTGAAAGCTGTTGCTTTAGAAAATGGAATTAAGGTAGAAACAGAGGAATTGCAGCAAGCAGCAGATAAAATTAGGTTAGCTAACAATCTTGATAGTGCGTCTGAAACATGGCAATGGCTGGAAAAAAATTATTTGTCTCTTGATGATTTTGAAAAAATTACTTATAGTAGTCTCATTTTTGGTAAGTTAGCAGCACATCTGTTTGAAAATAAAGTTGAAGAATACTTTTTTGCACACCAACTTGACTATGCTGGTGTGATTATGTATGAAGTAATTTTAGAAGATGAAGATTTAGCCTTAGAACTTTATTACGCTATTAAAGAAGGTGAAGTTAGCTTTTATGAAGTTGCTCACCAATATATTGAAAATGTAGAATTACGTCGTGCTTGTGGATATCGCGGGTTAGTTCGTCGCCGAGATTTATTACCAGAAATATCTGCGGCTATTTTTGCAGTTCAGCCACCCCAACTTATCAAACCAATTTTTACATCAAGGGGAATCCACTTGATTTTGGTAGAGGAAATCATTCAGCCAGAGTTAAATGCTCAATTGCGCCAACAAATTGTGGCATATTTATTTGCGGAATGGCTGAAGAAGCAAACTCAGCAAGTTACATATCAGCTTCAGCTTGACTCGGTAGGTAGTTTTATATCTGAAGCATCAAGGTAA
- a CDS encoding biotin/lipoyl-binding protein, which translates to MTNTLNGKVSHSLPKNISEPEIIDEPVLPKTDDWSDVTRETLDNLPQVWTRGILYFLVVFVSIILPWTMFAKIDETGTARGRVETQDKTVKLDAAVAGTVAEIRVQEGDTVKAGQTLLILDSELVKSELQQAQDKLEGQLNRLTQLNSAKNQLLVSLATQEQQNQSQQLEKQAQIEQFRQNLQLSTNTFNLQKAAGIAQVNQAKQTIIQNEKAKKIGGS; encoded by the coding sequence ATGACAAATACATTGAATGGTAAAGTATCACATTCATTACCAAAAAATATATCTGAACCAGAAATTATCGATGAACCTGTATTACCAAAAACCGATGATTGGTCTGATGTTACTAGAGAAACCCTTGATAACTTACCCCAGGTTTGGACGCGAGGAATACTCTATTTTTTAGTTGTGTTTGTCTCGATAATTTTGCCTTGGACAATGTTTGCTAAAATTGATGAAACTGGTACAGCCAGAGGAAGAGTAGAAACTCAAGATAAAACAGTTAAACTAGATGCGGCTGTTGCAGGAACGGTTGCAGAAATTAGAGTGCAAGAAGGAGATACAGTCAAAGCTGGGCAAACTTTATTAATCTTAGACTCGGAATTAGTCAAATCAGAATTACAACAAGCGCAAGATAAATTAGAAGGACAGTTAAATCGACTGACGCAGTTAAATTCCGCTAAAAATCAACTTTTGGTTTCCTTAGCTACCCAAGAGCAACAAAATCAATCACAGCAATTAGAAAAACAAGCCCAAATTGAGCAATTTCGGCAAAATCTTCAACTATCTACTAATACATTTAATTTACAAAAAGCCGCAGGTATAGCGCAAGTAAACCAAGCCAAACAAACTATTATTCAAAATGAAAAAGCGAAAAAAATTGGCGGAAGTTAG
- a CDS encoding tetratricopeptide repeat protein, with protein sequence MLTLNSSSIAWLNRQYFDLGPLNGGKPHHYGIEFSYNSLINNTTLPYTVQVNVSPFFRESLVKETGMFQYHVNHPLQLAKELRTERWEKLCEYLSNYQELPNITKLRVMNLLRSLCFHRVVKEYIPEISSDEIASNVELATLAWCRALSSLITHFDDRTFDYIQEIAAIATHAPSGSKVKINAGLQMVVEYSKIFGDLAAAEFWREEVTKDIEILRPSLNEFEYNLLMSMYYRSVSFVPFLRRDKQKVVEEMDLCESHARSLKPENELQQVVARENLSLCMESRSKESIWLKDLDLAEERVRLIVQLEPLEPRYHLELAEVLTKRGKLEEAAKVYRSATRLGPPGTPVAWFMAGQCHEKMGELELASDCYLASLQIEPEAISVVQHLANIAPSLGNPGLVNWSNLRLAELEEQKQQLQPKAAPNFQSESLSALKRSADKVLV encoded by the coding sequence ATGCTAACTCTTAATAGTTCATCTATTGCTTGGTTAAATCGACAATATTTTGATTTAGGCCCTCTCAATGGCGGTAAACCTCATCATTATGGAATTGAATTTAGTTATAATAGTTTAATTAATAACACTACACTTCCCTATACAGTTCAAGTTAATGTCTCGCCTTTCTTTCGCGAATCTCTGGTAAAAGAAACTGGGATGTTTCAATATCATGTTAATCATCCACTACAGTTAGCAAAAGAATTACGTACTGAACGTTGGGAAAAGCTTTGTGAGTATTTATCTAATTATCAAGAATTACCCAATATCACCAAATTGCGGGTGATGAACTTATTACGTAGCTTGTGCTTTCATCGAGTCGTGAAAGAGTATATCCCAGAAATATCTAGTGATGAAATTGCTAGTAATGTGGAACTTGCTACTCTTGCATGGTGTAGGGCGCTTTCTAGCTTGATTACTCACTTTGACGATCGCACCTTTGATTATATTCAAGAAATTGCTGCGATCGCTACTCATGCACCATCGGGAAGTAAGGTAAAAATCAACGCCGGATTACAAATGGTAGTTGAATATTCCAAAATATTTGGCGATTTAGCCGCAGCTGAGTTTTGGCGTGAAGAAGTTACCAAGGACATTGAAATTTTAAGACCTTCACTCAACGAGTTTGAATATAACTTGTTGATGAGTATGTACTACCGTTCTGTTTCTTTTGTGCCATTTTTACGCAGAGATAAACAGAAAGTAGTTGAAGAAATGGATTTATGCGAGTCTCACGCCAGAAGTTTAAAACCTGAAAATGAATTGCAACAAGTTGTCGCCCGCGAAAATCTCAGCTTGTGTATGGAAAGTCGTTCTAAAGAGTCTATATGGCTAAAGGATCTCGATTTAGCAGAAGAACGAGTACGTCTGATAGTCCAGCTAGAGCCTCTAGAACCGAGATATCATTTAGAATTGGCGGAAGTTTTAACCAAACGTGGCAAACTCGAAGAAGCAGCAAAAGTCTATCGTTCAGCCACAAGATTAGGCCCTCCAGGAACTCCAGTAGCTTGGTTTATGGCTGGTCAATGTCATGAAAAAATGGGTGAATTAGAGTTAGCTAGTGATTGTTATCTGGCTTCTCTACAAATCGAACCAGAGGCTATCTCAGTTGTTCAACACCTAGCTAATATAGCTCCTAGTTTGGGAAATCCCGGACTGGTAAATTGGAGTAATTTACGTTTGGCAGAACTGGAAGAACAAAAGCAACAATTACAACCCAAAGCCGCACCTAACTTCCAAAGTGAATCCTTGTCTGCATTAAAGCGATCGGCGGATAAAGTATTAGTTTAA
- the trmB gene encoding tRNA (guanosine(46)-N7)-methyltransferase TrmB: MAPVRVRQHVNPLARKYRTPVNPLEWEKVYAQPNQPLHLDIGCARGRFVLQMAQVEPNWNFLGLEIREPLVVEANQLRSELGLTNLHYLYCNANNSLQPLLSGLAPGILQRVTIQFPDPWFKTRHAKRRVVQPELVTELAEYLAVGGVAFLQSDMKFIAVEMCDRFAENSAFTKVGTDEWLSENPLPVPTEREIATQNKGEPVYRALFVKQG, translated from the coding sequence TTGGCACCTGTGAGAGTCCGCCAACACGTTAACCCATTAGCTCGCAAATATCGTACACCAGTGAATCCCCTGGAGTGGGAAAAGGTCTATGCACAACCAAACCAACCACTACATTTAGATATTGGCTGTGCTAGAGGTAGATTTGTGTTGCAAATGGCGCAGGTAGAACCTAACTGGAATTTTCTCGGTTTAGAAATTCGGGAACCATTGGTAGTGGAAGCCAATCAGTTGCGTTCTGAATTGGGTTTAACCAACCTGCATTATTTGTACTGCAATGCGAACAACTCCTTGCAACCTCTGTTATCTGGTTTAGCACCAGGAATTTTACAACGGGTAACAATTCAATTCCCTGATCCTTGGTTTAAAACTCGTCATGCTAAACGGCGTGTAGTCCAACCAGAACTAGTGACAGAATTAGCGGAATATTTAGCAGTTGGTGGAGTTGCATTTCTGCAATCAGATATGAAATTTATCGCCGTGGAAATGTGCGATCGCTTTGCCGAAAACTCAGCCTTTACAAAAGTCGGTACAGATGAATGGTTAAGCGAAAATCCCCTACCAGTCCCCACAGAACGAGAAATTGCTACTCAAAATAAAGGTGAACCAGTTTATCGCGCTTTGTTTGTCAAACAAGGGTGA
- a CDS encoding helix-turn-helix domain-containing protein, which produces MSYHQAQYDIDRAQAPTGKYLTKFQRKLLQENLQKDLSDSYRQRIEIMLLTDEGKSQTEICQILGCCAATARHWMHIARIGLAHQWQDFPIGRPKAVNEQYLERLRELVSNSPRDYGYSFRRWTVNWLQKHLAKELGMEISDRHIKRLLKQMGLSTLPKSQNAEATQPQQTHGAKILIQDLRSARLKDDSDFSPMKFTKLGTNVDIYGA; this is translated from the coding sequence ATGTCGTACCACCAAGCACAATATGACATTGACAGGGCGCAAGCTCCTACAGGTAAGTATTTAACAAAGTTTCAACGCAAACTACTGCAAGAAAATTTACAAAAAGATTTATCTGATTCCTATCGTCAGCGCATTGAAATTATGTTGTTGACAGATGAAGGAAAGTCACAAACAGAAATTTGTCAAATTTTGGGATGTTGTGCGGCTACAGCACGACATTGGATGCACATTGCGCGAATCGGTCTGGCGCATCAATGGCAAGATTTCCCTATTGGTCGCCCAAAAGCAGTGAACGAGCAATATTTAGAGCGATTGAGAGAACTTGTCAGTAATAGTCCCCGCGACTATGGCTATTCTTTTCGGCGCTGGACAGTTAACTGGCTGCAAAAACATCTTGCTAAGGAATTAGGGATGGAAATTAGCGATCGCCATATTAAGCGACTCCTGAAACAAATGGGATTATCTACATTACCAAAATCCCAAAATGCTGAAGCAACTCAACCTCAGCAAACTCATGGTGCCAAAATTTTGATTCAAGATTTGCGATCGGCAAGATTAAAAGATGATAGCGATTTTTCGCCGATGAAGTTCACAAAATTAGGAACAAATGTAGATATCTATGGTGCATAA
- a CDS encoding HlyD family efflux transporter periplasmic adaptor subunit, whose translation MKKRKKLAEVSLAIAQRELERYQKAFKDGIAAEVNVVEKEDALQERIKLYEQTKADIQQATLRLAEQQSSYERNIRQANAEIEQAELRLKEQESSYQTLTRSGKLAILRIAEQQKNLETEITSLQSDIAQTKSQIASWQFQLQQREIKATSNGILFQLPIQKAGAVVQSGSLLAEIAPANSPFIIRATMATTESGSLHTGLPVKLKFDAYPFQDYGVISGELIKISPTTTEIDTPIGKVAAYNLDIALKQNCLPAANKCIPLRPGDTATAEVVIRQRRIIDFLLDPFKQLQKGGVKL comes from the coding sequence ATGAAAAAGCGAAAAAAATTGGCGGAAGTTAGCTTGGCGATCGCTCAACGCGAACTAGAGCGTTATCAAAAAGCTTTTAAAGATGGCATTGCGGCGGAGGTTAACGTTGTGGAAAAGGAAGATGCTCTCCAAGAAAGAATAAAACTATATGAACAAACCAAGGCAGATATTCAACAGGCAACTTTACGTTTAGCCGAACAGCAAAGTAGTTATGAACGGAACATTCGCCAAGCGAATGCAGAAATTGAACAAGCCGAGTTACGGCTCAAAGAACAAGAAAGTAGTTATCAAACTTTAACTCGTTCTGGTAAACTAGCCATTTTAAGAATTGCCGAACAACAAAAAAATCTCGAAACCGAAATTACATCTTTACAATCAGATATTGCTCAAACTAAAAGTCAAATTGCATCTTGGCAATTTCAATTACAACAAAGAGAAATCAAAGCTACTAGCAACGGAATTTTATTTCAACTACCTATTCAAAAAGCTGGAGCCGTTGTTCAATCTGGAAGCTTGTTAGCAGAGATAGCACCTGCAAATTCACCTTTTATCATTCGCGCCACAATGGCCACAACAGAAAGTGGTTCTTTGCATACAGGATTACCAGTGAAGCTCAAATTTGATGCTTATCCATTTCAAGATTATGGCGTAATCTCAGGTGAGCTAATTAAAATTTCTCCTACTACTACAGAAATAGACACACCCATTGGCAAAGTTGCAGCTTATAACTTAGATATTGCCCTCAAACAAAATTGTTTACCTGCTGCTAATAAATGTATACCCTTGCGTCCCGGTGATACAGCCACAGCCGAAGTCGTTATCCGTCAACGCCGAATTATTGATTTTCTACTTGATCCATTTAAGCAGTTGCAAAAAGGAGGAGTGAAGCTTTGA
- the trpA gene encoding tryptophan synthase subunit alpha produces MTAISDRFETLKRNQECALIPFITAGDPDLATTASALKILDNSGADLIELGVPYSDPLADGPVIQAAATRALQQGTKLEDVLEMLQDITPSLQAPIILFTYYNPILHRGIENFLQQIAKAGVAGLVVPDLPLEEAAGLLKPADEIGIDLTLLVAPTSSADRIEAIARASQGFIYLVSVTGVTGMRSQMETRVSDLLQQIRNVTNKPIGVGFGISHVEQALQVRDWGADAAIVGSAFVKRLAEGTPEEGLNAIGQFCQSLKAALRS; encoded by the coding sequence ATGACCGCCATTTCCGATCGCTTTGAAACCTTAAAACGGAATCAAGAGTGCGCTCTGATTCCGTTTATTACTGCTGGTGATCCAGATTTAGCAACCACCGCATCCGCTTTGAAAATTTTAGATAATAGCGGTGCTGACTTGATTGAACTCGGTGTACCTTATTCTGATCCTCTGGCGGATGGGCCAGTGATTCAGGCGGCTGCTACCCGCGCTTTGCAACAGGGAACCAAGTTAGAAGACGTTCTGGAAATGTTGCAAGATATTACCCCCAGCTTGCAAGCGCCAATTATTTTGTTTACTTATTACAACCCAATTCTGCACCGGGGTATTGAAAATTTTCTCCAGCAAATTGCCAAGGCTGGGGTAGCAGGATTGGTAGTACCTGATTTACCTTTAGAAGAAGCGGCTGGCTTGCTCAAACCTGCTGATGAGATCGGGATTGATTTAACTTTATTGGTAGCGCCTACTAGTTCGGCTGATAGAATCGAAGCGATCGCTCGTGCTTCCCAAGGATTTATTTATTTAGTGAGTGTGACTGGGGTAACTGGGATGCGATCGCAAATGGAAACACGCGTATCGGATTTACTCCAGCAAATTCGTAATGTTACTAATAAACCCATCGGGGTTGGTTTTGGAATTTCTCATGTTGAACAAGCCCTTCAGGTCAGAGATTGGGGAGCAGATGCCGCAATTGTTGGTAGTGCTTTTGTCAAACGTCTAGCAGAAGGTACTCCTGAAGAGGGATTAAATGCGATCGGCCAATTTTGCCAAAGCCTGAAAGCTGCTCTACGCAGTTAG
- a CDS encoding peptidase domain-containing ABC transporter, with protein MVHNLSVQLITPEQLNETLGCSLSVEEFQYCLKQAKSLNPKVGKFWQGANVEPGIYIVVTGKVRLLDDVDELIATLETGNSFGEFTLFPETNLTPYSARASVNLQLCFIPGDVLQSLMTNYPQMRGHLWTKALSRSPQQTSSDTSSLQTSEVHPHHQIDIVAPPIEPPDSKKISKAYFPNPSQRVGHLWQRVTRRYPFFAQQSASDCGAACLVMVSRYWGKRFSVNRLRDIANVDRNGASLRGLVMAAESLGFNTRPVKASFNQLAKQKLPAIAHWEGKHYIVVYEITPKDVIIGDPAIGQKTLSHSEFKANWTGYALLLQPTAAFKDAKEASTPFWQFFGLMKPHSLVIAEVLIASVFIQIFGLITPLFTQLILDRVVVQRSELTLTAVGLGLLMFNLFRVAMMGLRQYLLDHTANKIDLVLIVGFIRHTLRLPLSFFESRYVGDIVSRIQENRKIQRFLSGEALSILLDLFTVFIYVGLMFWYSWRMALLVLIIVPPFALLALIATPFLQRISREIFNAVAKESSYLIEALTGVRTVKATAVEQNVRWHWEELLNQEVKTNFASQVISNRLQIISNTIQALVTTALLWFGAHLVIQNQLTIGQLVAFNLLLVNIITPFQRLTVLWNQFQEVVIAVERINDVLDAEPEEDLQHQLRQNIPQLQGSIRFENVTFRYHPDSDVNILENLSFEIKPGQMVALVGRSGSGKTTISKLVLGLYSPTDGKVLIDGQDITSISLRSLRACVGVVDQDTFLFGGTIRENISLGYPGATLAELIEAAKLAGADEFIKKLPLGYETQIGEGGGLLSGGQRQRIAIARALLGNPQLLILDEATSHLDTESERIIQQNLNTILQGRTTLVIAHRLSTVRNADLILVLDRGLLIESGTHAELMAKRGHYFYLNQQQMQINV; from the coding sequence ATGGTGCATAATCTATCCGTTCAGTTGATCACTCCCGAACAACTCAACGAGACTTTGGGCTGTTCCCTATCGGTAGAAGAATTTCAGTACTGTCTTAAACAAGCTAAATCCCTAAATCCAAAAGTTGGTAAATTCTGGCAAGGCGCAAATGTAGAACCTGGTATCTATATTGTGGTGACAGGTAAAGTCAGGCTACTAGATGATGTTGATGAATTAATTGCCACATTAGAAACAGGAAATTCCTTTGGGGAATTTACCTTATTTCCAGAAACTAACCTCACGCCATATTCCGCCAGGGCTTCTGTTAATTTGCAACTATGTTTTATTCCTGGTGATGTGTTGCAGTCATTGATGACCAACTATCCCCAAATGCGGGGTCATCTCTGGACTAAAGCCTTATCCCGTTCGCCACAACAGACAAGCTCAGATACTTCCTCTCTTCAGACATCTGAGGTGCATCCACATCATCAAATAGATATTGTTGCACCGCCTATTGAACCTCCAGACAGCAAAAAGATTAGTAAAGCTTACTTCCCCAACCCTAGCCAACGAGTCGGACATTTATGGCAGAGGGTAACTCGACGCTATCCGTTTTTTGCTCAACAAAGTGCTTCTGATTGTGGTGCTGCTTGCTTAGTGATGGTGTCGCGTTATTGGGGTAAACGTTTTAGTGTGAATCGTTTACGAGATATCGCCAATGTTGACCGCAACGGTGCATCGTTGCGAGGATTAGTCATGGCGGCGGAAAGCCTCGGTTTTAACACTAGACCTGTGAAAGCTAGTTTTAATCAGTTAGCCAAACAAAAATTACCTGCGATCGCTCATTGGGAAGGCAAACATTATATAGTTGTTTACGAAATTACTCCCAAAGATGTGATTATTGGCGACCCCGCCATTGGTCAAAAAACTCTCAGCCACAGCGAATTTAAAGCTAACTGGACTGGTTATGCTTTGCTGTTGCAACCAACAGCCGCTTTTAAAGATGCCAAAGAAGCCTCTACACCTTTTTGGCAATTTTTTGGATTAATGAAACCTCACTCGTTGGTGATAGCTGAGGTGTTGATTGCTTCTGTATTCATCCAAATTTTTGGCTTGATTACCCCATTATTTACCCAGCTAATTTTAGACCGTGTAGTTGTGCAGCGATCGGAACTGACATTAACAGCCGTGGGTTTAGGGTTGCTGATGTTTAACTTGTTTCGCGTCGCTATGATGGGGTTGCGCCAATATCTCTTAGACCACACAGCCAACAAAATTGACTTAGTATTAATTGTTGGTTTTATTCGCCATACCTTACGGCTACCGTTAAGTTTTTTCGAGTCCCGTTATGTGGGCGATATTGTCTCTCGCATTCAAGAAAACCGCAAAATTCAAAGATTTCTTTCTGGTGAAGCATTATCTATTTTATTAGATTTATTCACCGTCTTTATTTATGTCGGCTTGATGTTTTGGTATAGCTGGCGCATGGCTTTACTGGTATTAATTATTGTGCCGCCATTTGCCTTATTAGCATTAATCGCTACCCCATTTTTACAGAGAATTTCGCGGGAAATATTTAATGCTGTCGCCAAGGAAAGCAGTTACTTAATTGAAGCCTTAACTGGTGTACGAACGGTCAAAGCCACAGCAGTGGAACAAAATGTGCGTTGGCATTGGGAAGAGTTATTAAACCAAGAAGTAAAAACTAACTTTGCCAGTCAAGTTATTAGTAATCGACTGCAAATTATTAGTAATACGATTCAAGCCTTAGTAACTACTGCCTTGCTCTGGTTCGGGGCGCATTTAGTAATTCAAAATCAGCTAACAATTGGGCAATTAGTAGCATTTAATTTACTTTTAGTCAATATTATTACCCCATTTCAAAGATTAACTGTTTTGTGGAATCAATTCCAAGAAGTCGTGATTGCTGTAGAACGGATTAATGATGTTTTAGATGCCGAGCCAGAAGAAGATTTACAACACCAATTAAGGCAAAATATCCCCCAACTCCAAGGTAGTATCCGGTTTGAAAATGTCACCTTTCGCTATCATCCCGATAGTGATGTGAATATTTTAGAAAATCTTTCCTTTGAAATCAAACCAGGGCAGATGGTAGCTTTAGTAGGGCGGAGTGGCTCAGGTAAAACTACTATTTCTAAGTTAGTTTTAGGTTTATATTCGCCTACTGATGGCAAAGTCTTAATTGATGGACAAGATATTACTAGTATTTCCCTACGTTCTCTCCGTGCTTGTGTGGGAGTAGTTGATCAAGATACCTTTTTATTTGGTGGCACAATTCGAGAGAATATTAGTTTAGGATATCCAGGTGCAACCTTAGCAGAATTAATCGAAGCTGCTAAATTAGCTGGTGCTGATGAGTTTATTAAAAAGTTGCCATTGGGCTATGAAACCCAAATAGGTGAAGGTGGCGGGTTGTTATCTGGTGGACAGCGACAACGAATTGCGATCGCTAGAGCTTTGTTAGGTAATCCACAGCTACTAATTTTAGATGAAGCCACATCCCATTTAGATACAGAATCGGAAAGAATTATTCAACAAAATTTAAATACAATTCTCCAAGGCAGAACCACATTAGTTATCGCCCACCGCCTTTCTACAGTGCGGAATGCAGATTTAATTTTAGTCTTAGATAGAGGGTTATTAATTGAAAGTGGAACTCATGCAGAACTAATGGCTAAACGCGGACATTATTTCTATTTAAATCAACAGCAAATGCAAATTAATGTTTAG
- a CDS encoding heterocyst differentiation related protein gives MSESMAFIGGVAVAGLAALVLLKGTNNPLQPNFTVTPQMPTVVAPQLQPPMQYPSNYGQPYPNTQPPTASQPELRAEFEQLKAELNRLRTDNEQLKGANQRLLDNQNAQQLLLAQQNSQKAASEVLQPQNAWWTSPIVWAVGGATLTVGGGIVVAGVLALFGPRSRPTRTVQVIHPYQGSTPPLVPVRRAEFLPPSRQEARRVEAPEYDEMH, from the coding sequence ATGAGTGAAAGTATGGCATTTATCGGTGGAGTCGCTGTGGCTGGGCTGGCGGCGCTTGTTTTGCTCAAGGGAACAAATAATCCCTTACAACCTAACTTTACTGTTACCCCCCAAATGCCCACTGTAGTTGCACCCCAGCTACAGCCGCCTATGCAGTATCCATCTAACTACGGACAACCGTACCCGAATACTCAGCCACCTACCGCGTCTCAGCCTGAGCTACGGGCAGAGTTTGAGCAATTAAAAGCTGAATTAAATCGTTTAAGAACCGACAATGAACAGCTAAAAGGGGCAAACCAACGACTATTGGACAATCAAAATGCCCAACAGTTGTTATTAGCACAGCAAAATAGCCAAAAAGCGGCATCTGAAGTATTACAACCTCAAAACGCTTGGTGGACTTCACCAATTGTTTGGGCTGTGGGAGGCGCAACTTTGACTGTTGGTGGCGGTATTGTAGTTGCTGGAGTATTGGCTTTATTTGGGCCGCGCAGCCGTCCGACTCGCACAGTGCAGGTAATTCATCCTTATCAAGGTTCTACTCCGCCTTTGGTTCCTGTACGACGAGCTGAGTTTCTTCCGCCTTCTCGCCAAGAAGCCAGACGAGTTGAAGCACCAGAGTATGACGAAATGCACTAG